One region of Rhodocaloribacter litoris genomic DNA includes:
- the uxuA gene encoding mannonate dehydratase — translation MLPSWRWFGPDDPVTLADARQAGAVGIVSALHEIPAGAVWPVEAIRARRRQIEEGPGDAPLRWVVVESVPVHEAIKTGGPDRDRYIDNYRQTLRNLAACGPRIVCYNFMPVLDWTRTDLAFPLPTGALALRFDRVALAAFDLFILRRPGAARDYDEPLRQAARDHFEALTGAGRERLARTILAGLPGGHAAYDLEAFRAALAAYREVGERELRANLAYFLRAVADVAEEVGVHLAIHPDDPPYPLLGLPRVVSTEADLAAVLQAADTTANGLTFCTGSLGVRPENDLPGMVHRFGRRIHFVHLRNIRREPGGSFHESEHLAGAVDMYAVVRALVEEERRRVRDGTPGVPLPMRPDHGHRLLDDLRKPASPGYPAIGRLRGLAELRGLEHGIGGGAREPTA, via the coding sequence ATGTTACCTTCCTGGCGATGGTTCGGTCCGGACGACCCGGTGACGCTGGCGGATGCCCGCCAGGCCGGGGCGGTGGGGATCGTCTCGGCCCTGCACGAGATCCCCGCGGGTGCGGTGTGGCCCGTGGAGGCCATCCGGGCCCGCCGCCGGCAGATCGAGGAGGGGCCCGGCGATGCGCCGCTGCGCTGGGTCGTCGTCGAGAGCGTGCCCGTGCACGAGGCCATCAAGACGGGCGGGCCGGACCGCGACCGGTACATCGACAACTACCGGCAGACGCTCCGTAACCTGGCCGCCTGCGGCCCACGCATCGTCTGCTACAACTTCATGCCGGTGCTCGACTGGACGCGGACCGACCTGGCGTTCCCGTTGCCGACCGGGGCGCTGGCGCTGCGCTTCGACCGGGTCGCGCTGGCCGCCTTCGACCTGTTCATCCTCCGCCGGCCCGGCGCCGCCCGCGACTACGACGAACCGCTGCGGCAGGCGGCGCGGGACCACTTCGAAGCCCTGACCGGAGCCGGCCGCGAACGCCTGGCGCGAACGATCCTGGCCGGGTTGCCGGGCGGGCACGCCGCCTATGACCTCGAGGCCTTCCGGGCCGCGCTCGCGGCGTACCGGGAGGTCGGGGAGCGGGAACTGCGGGCGAACCTGGCCTACTTCCTCCGGGCCGTCGCGGACGTGGCGGAGGAGGTGGGGGTGCACCTGGCGATCCACCCGGACGACCCGCCGTATCCGCTGCTGGGCCTGCCGCGCGTCGTCAGCACCGAAGCCGACCTTGCGGCCGTGCTGCAGGCGGCCGACACGACGGCCAACGGGCTGACCTTCTGCACCGGCTCGCTCGGCGTGCGCCCGGAGAACGACCTGCCCGGCATGGTGCACCGCTTCGGCCGCCGCATCCACTTCGTCCACCTGCGCAACATACGGCGGGAGCCCGGCGGCAGCTTCCACGAAAGCGAGCACCTGGCGGGGGCGGTGGACATGTACGCCGTCGTGCGGGCCCTCGTCGAGGAGGAGCGGCGGCGCGTGCGTGACGGCACGCCGGGCGTCCCGCTGCCGATGCGGCCGGACCACGGCCACCGCCTGCTCGACGACCTGCGCAAGCCCGCCAGCCCCGGCTATCCGGCCATCGGGCGGCTGCGCGGCCTGGCCGAGCTGCGTGGCCTGGAGCACGGAATCGGCGGAGGCGCCCGAGAGCCGACGGCGTGA
- a CDS encoding GMC oxidoreductase — protein MKVDVLIVGTGPVGATFARLLSERRPRARILLLDLGPRLTATAGLHVKNIADATAREQAQVRSQGPYRHPYPAVSVPERAEAVRAGLRHPDFLARPGTHLVAETEEDLAATEMPAAALSSNVGGMAAHWTCACPRPGNGERIPFLAPEDYERTLTMAERLLHVRQDAFPETPEGAAILRVLGQALNDLLPPHRRVQRMPLACRLDAQGRRHWTGVDTILGEAARPGYEGPITIRSETLCRMLLVDRDRVRGAVVEDLRTGVQETIEARVVFVAADSFRTPQLLWASGIRPPALGRYLNEHPFIFTFVELRPDLVNPEDAPAYDPAARDDPTIGVFWVPFEAPSHPFHGQIMHMDVSPLQTRSERDPRHIVGLGWGPLKEMRAEDRIVFSDERTDHLGMPAMTVSYSLTEYDLEAIEAAREEQARVVAAFGRILEEGRQTLMPPGSSLHYCGTVRMGEVDDGTSVCDPSSRVWGLQNLFVGGNGVIPLPTASNPTLHSVALAVLACDHAAELL, from the coding sequence ATGAAGGTCGATGTTCTGATCGTGGGCACCGGGCCGGTAGGGGCCACGTTTGCCCGGTTGCTCTCCGAGCGCCGGCCCCGGGCCCGCATCCTCCTGCTCGATCTCGGCCCGCGCCTGACGGCGACGGCCGGGCTGCATGTCAAAAACATCGCGGATGCGACGGCGCGTGAACAGGCCCAGGTTCGCTCCCAGGGTCCCTACCGGCATCCCTACCCCGCCGTGAGTGTCCCCGAACGGGCGGAGGCCGTCCGGGCCGGTCTCCGCCATCCCGACTTTCTGGCGCGTCCGGGCACGCACCTCGTGGCGGAGACGGAAGAGGACCTCGCCGCGACCGAGATGCCGGCGGCGGCGCTCTCGAGCAACGTAGGCGGCATGGCGGCCCACTGGACCTGTGCCTGCCCCCGACCCGGCAACGGCGAACGCATCCCGTTCCTGGCACCGGAAGACTACGAGCGCACCCTCACCATGGCCGAGCGCCTTCTCCACGTGCGGCAGGATGCTTTCCCCGAAACGCCGGAAGGCGCCGCCATCCTGCGCGTGCTGGGCCAGGCCCTCAATGACCTCCTTCCCCCGCACCGCAGGGTGCAGCGGATGCCCCTGGCCTGCCGTCTCGATGCACAGGGACGTCGCCACTGGACCGGCGTCGATACGATCCTGGGCGAGGCGGCCCGGCCCGGCTATGAGGGTCCCATCACGATCCGGTCCGAAACACTCTGCCGCATGCTGCTGGTAGACCGGGACCGCGTGCGGGGAGCCGTCGTGGAGGATCTCCGAACCGGAGTGCAAGAAACCATCGAAGCCCGCGTCGTCTTCGTGGCCGCCGACTCGTTCCGAACGCCGCAACTCCTGTGGGCTTCTGGCATCCGCCCGCCCGCTCTCGGGCGCTATCTCAATGAACACCCGTTCATCTTTACGTTCGTAGAACTGCGGCCCGATCTGGTCAACCCCGAGGATGCTCCGGCCTATGACCCGGCGGCCCGTGATGATCCCACGATCGGCGTCTTCTGGGTTCCCTTCGAGGCCCCTTCCCATCCGTTCCACGGCCAGATCATGCACATGGACGTCTCCCCGCTCCAGACCCGCTCCGAGCGCGATCCCCGGCACATCGTCGGGCTCGGATGGGGACCGCTCAAGGAGATGCGGGCCGAAGACCGGATCGTGTTCTCCGACGAACGCACCGATCACCTGGGCATGCCCGCCATGACGGTTTCCTACAGCCTTACCGAGTACGACCTCGAAGCCATCGAGGCGGCCCGTGAAGAGCAGGCCCGCGTGGTGGCGGCTTTCGGGCGTATTCTCGAGGAGGGACGGCAGACGCTGATGCCGCCGGGCAGCTCGCTGCACTATTGCGGCACGGTCCGGATGGGCGAAGTCGATGACGGTACGTCCGTCTGCGATCCGTCCTCCCGGGTGTGGGGACTCCAGAACCTGTTCGTGGGCGGCAACGGGGTGATCCCGCTGCCCACAGCCTCCAACCCCACCCTCCACAGCGTAGCGCTGGCCGTGCTGGCCTGCGACCATGCCGCCGAACTTCTTTGA
- a CDS encoding sodium:solute symporter, with amino-acid sequence MSVLATIDWIVIAGYFLVILGLAWWVIRQKTDTTTDYFLAGRHLGWLIVGASIFASNIGSEHLVGLAGSGATDGVALAHYELHAWCLLVLGWVMVPFYMRSKVFTMPEFLERRFSPPARTLLSLISLVAYVLTKIAVGIFAGGVVFSVLMPELHFLGMNSFWLGSVLVIVFTGVYTVLGGLRAVAYTEALQTLILVGGSFLVLVYGLKAVGGWERLYEIAGSEMFDLWKPLVPAGFTPTWAPVLGPGEMAWYFNDQYPWVGMLFCAPIIGLWYWTTDQYIVQRALGAPNETEARRGAIAAAFLKLLPVFIFIIPGIITFALAKSGQVPAFQEALFNEQGELVRENAQAAFPLLVAHVLPVGVRGIVVAGLLAALMSSLAGVFNASSTLFTMDFYSRLHPGASERHLVWMGRVATVVMVLIGLAWIPVIQGGRGLYDYLQGVQAYLAPPIFVVFFLGVFNKRLNRHGCLAALIVGFALGLFRLAVDTPVALIDGFSYPEGSFLWIVNNIFFQYYSLGIFLICVLVMVAVSYLTAPPDYAQIAGLTYGTLSAEDRASSRASWSWVDVAASALVLAMILAAYLYFTG; translated from the coding sequence ATGAGCGTGCTTGCAACCATCGACTGGATCGTGATCGCCGGATACTTCCTGGTCATCCTGGGCCTGGCCTGGTGGGTCATCCGGCAGAAGACGGACACGACGACCGACTATTTCCTCGCCGGCCGCCACCTGGGATGGCTTATCGTGGGGGCTTCCATCTTCGCCTCCAACATCGGCTCCGAGCATCTCGTGGGCCTGGCCGGCTCCGGCGCAACCGACGGTGTGGCGCTGGCCCACTACGAACTACACGCCTGGTGCCTGCTGGTGCTGGGCTGGGTCATGGTGCCCTTCTACATGCGCTCGAAGGTCTTCACCATGCCCGAATTCCTGGAGCGTCGCTTCTCGCCGCCGGCCCGGACCCTGCTGTCGCTCATTTCGCTCGTGGCCTACGTGCTGACCAAGATCGCCGTGGGCATCTTCGCCGGCGGGGTCGTCTTCAGCGTGCTGATGCCCGAGCTGCACTTCCTGGGCATGAACAGCTTCTGGCTGGGCTCGGTCCTGGTGATCGTCTTCACCGGGGTCTACACGGTGCTGGGGGGCCTGCGGGCGGTCGCCTACACCGAGGCCCTGCAGACACTCATCCTGGTGGGCGGCTCGTTCCTGGTGCTGGTCTACGGCCTGAAGGCCGTCGGCGGGTGGGAGCGGCTCTACGAGATCGCCGGCTCCGAGATGTTCGACCTCTGGAAGCCGCTCGTGCCGGCAGGCTTCACCCCCACCTGGGCCCCCGTCCTCGGCCCGGGCGAGATGGCCTGGTATTTCAACGACCAATATCCCTGGGTGGGCATGCTCTTCTGCGCCCCGATCATCGGCCTCTGGTACTGGACGACGGACCAGTACATCGTGCAGCGGGCGCTGGGAGCCCCCAACGAAACGGAGGCGCGGCGGGGAGCCATCGCGGCGGCTTTCCTGAAACTGCTGCCGGTCTTCATCTTCATCATCCCGGGCATCATCACGTTCGCGCTGGCCAAATCGGGTCAGGTACCGGCTTTTCAGGAGGCCCTCTTCAATGAACAGGGAGAGCTGGTGCGGGAGAACGCCCAGGCCGCCTTTCCCCTGCTGGTGGCCCACGTCCTGCCGGTCGGGGTGCGCGGGATCGTGGTCGCCGGCCTGCTGGCGGCGCTGATGAGCTCGCTCGCCGGGGTGTTCAACGCCTCCTCGACCCTTTTCACGATGGACTTCTACAGCCGTCTCCACCCGGGAGCCTCGGAACGACACCTGGTCTGGATGGGGCGGGTGGCCACGGTCGTGATGGTGCTGATCGGGCTGGCGTGGATCCCGGTCATTCAGGGAGGGCGCGGGCTCTACGACTACCTGCAGGGCGTGCAGGCGTACCTGGCCCCGCCCATCTTCGTGGTCTTCTTCCTCGGGGTGTTCAACAAACGCCTGAACCGGCACGGTTGCCTGGCCGCCCTGATCGTCGGGTTCGCGCTGGGCCTGTTCCGCCTGGCCGTCGACACTCCCGTCGCCCTGATCGACGGGTTCTCCTACCCGGAAGGCTCCTTCCTCTGGATCGTCAACAACATCTTCTTCCAGTATTACAGCCTGGGCATCTTCCTGATCTGCGTGCTCGTGATGGTCGCGGTCAGCTACCTGACGGCCCCGCCCGACTATGCGCAGATCGCGGGGCTGACCTACGGTACCCTCTCCGCCGAGGACCGGGCCAGCAGCCGGGCCAGCTGGAGCTGGGTCGACGTGGCGGCCTCCGCGCTCGTGCTGGCGATGATCCTGGCGGCCTACCTGTACTTTACCGGCTAG
- a CDS encoding cyclase family protein, whose translation MRLVDLSLPISERIREPLPTRIEREDHRTGALNMARTLLGDVTPEAFPDGLALAGEVLMLTAHAGTHVDAPWHYHPTAGGRPARTIDQLPLDWFFHDGVVLDFSDRPEGTCLEPEDLEHKLDAIGYTLKPFDIVLLRCDADKRAYDPDYVRIHVGVSAEATRWLIDRGIRVMGTDGWGWDVPLHLQVEAYRRRPRPGVIWAAHFVGIEAEYCQIEKLANLDHLPPYGFMVACFPVKIERGSAGWARVVALVPEQATDLPATLSPPPAG comes from the coding sequence ATCCGGCTGGTTGATCTGTCGCTCCCCATCTCCGAGCGCATCCGGGAGCCGCTCCCTACCCGGATCGAGCGGGAGGATCATCGCACGGGCGCCCTCAACATGGCTCGGACCCTGCTGGGCGATGTCACGCCCGAAGCCTTCCCGGACGGCCTGGCCCTGGCCGGCGAGGTCCTGATGCTGACAGCCCATGCCGGCACCCACGTCGACGCGCCCTGGCACTACCATCCAACGGCCGGCGGCCGCCCCGCCCGCACCATCGACCAGCTTCCCCTTGACTGGTTCTTCCACGATGGGGTCGTGCTCGATTTCTCCGACCGGCCCGAGGGAACCTGTCTGGAACCAGAAGACCTCGAACACAAGCTGGATGCGATCGGCTATACGCTCAAACCCTTCGACATCGTGCTGCTCCGCTGCGATGCCGACAAACGGGCCTATGACCCCGACTACGTCCGCATTCACGTCGGCGTCTCCGCGGAGGCTACGCGCTGGCTCATCGACCGGGGCATCCGTGTGATGGGGACGGACGGCTGGGGATGGGACGTCCCGCTGCACCTGCAGGTCGAAGCCTACCGGCGTCGGCCGCGCCCGGGCGTGATCTGGGCCGCCCACTTCGTCGGGATCGAGGCCGAGTATTGCCAGATCGAGAAGCTGGCCAACCTCGACCATCTCCCTCCCTACGGGTTCATGGTGGCCTGCTTTCCGGTCAAGATCGAACGGGGAAGTGCCGGGTGGGCCCGGGTCGTCGCCCTCGTGCCCGAACAAGCAACGGATCTCCCTGCAACCCTATCGCCGCCCCCGGCGGGCTGA
- a CDS encoding helix-turn-helix domain-containing protein, translating into MPSTRPPTGPDVPTLTMQTLDRFHHLPEGGPLGASRVWGGFHINRIEDYLAHLPFPLPPHRKAFTDMIFLTGGTSVRFKGLTKYTFGPGQLFVLPAYQITAHEHMSPDARGFYLHFNPEMLRERGVDDQRFAILNFTIHPVVTFPPATRQAVLHLFERLETIYQTLDPPDLDLVTAYLVALLFEADRCMDTCTTRYRNAAAYLTQRFKDALSRHIYELHTVQAYADLLGVTPNHLNKCVRATLGRPAKSLIREMMVMEAKHFLRHSSLQIAEIAFRLGEQSPSNFARFFKSETGLTPREYRESLT; encoded by the coding sequence ATGCCATCGACCCGTCCCCCCACCGGCCCCGACGTGCCCACCCTGACGATGCAGACCCTCGACCGCTTCCACCACCTCCCGGAAGGCGGTCCCCTGGGCGCTTCCAGGGTATGGGGCGGTTTCCACATCAACCGGATCGAAGACTATCTCGCCCACCTGCCGTTTCCGCTGCCGCCGCACCGCAAGGCCTTCACCGACATGATCTTCCTCACCGGAGGCACTTCGGTCCGCTTCAAAGGGCTGACGAAATACACGTTCGGACCCGGCCAGCTCTTCGTACTTCCCGCCTACCAGATCACCGCCCACGAACATATGAGCCCGGACGCGCGGGGCTTCTATCTGCACTTCAACCCGGAGATGCTACGCGAGCGGGGCGTGGACGACCAGCGCTTTGCTATTCTAAACTTCACCATTCATCCGGTCGTGACGTTCCCCCCTGCCACCCGTCAGGCCGTGCTGCACCTCTTCGAGCGACTCGAAACGATCTACCAGACCCTCGATCCTCCCGACCTCGACCTGGTGACGGCCTACCTCGTCGCCCTCCTCTTCGAGGCCGATCGCTGCATGGATACGTGCACGACCCGGTACCGGAACGCCGCAGCCTACCTCACCCAGCGTTTCAAAGATGCGCTCTCCCGCCACATCTACGAACTCCATACGGTACAGGCCTATGCCGACCTGCTGGGCGTAACCCCGAACCACCTCAACAAATGCGTCCGCGCCACGCTAGGCCGCCCGGCCAAGAGCCTGATCCGGGAAATGATGGTGATGGAGGCCAAACACTTCCTCCGCCATTCGTCACTCCAGATCGCCGAGATCGCCTTCCGGCTCGGCGAACAATCGCCGAGCAATTTCGCCCGCTTCTTCAAGTCGGAGACCGGGCTGACCCCGCGCGAATACCGAGAATCGCTCACGTGA
- a CDS encoding polyphosphate kinase 2 family protein has product MNEHPLDIDYDRYRVPPGGGFRLSSIASDDTQGMDDKDAARATLSALRERLSSLQERLYAEDRQALLLVLQAMDTGGKDSTIRSVMKGVNPQGCRIYGFKKPTPQELARDFLWRVHQRVPPKGHIGIFNRSHYEDVLVVRVHGLVPPELIEKRYDHINAFERLLHDHGTRVVKVYLHISKDYQLERLRRRLERPDKWWKFNPQDLEERKRWDDYMRAYELALNRCSTPEAPWYVVPAEKRWFRNLVVARLLVDTLEAMSPQYPPPSFDPADYPPASLR; this is encoded by the coding sequence GTGAACGAACACCCTCTCGACATCGACTACGACCGTTACCGTGTGCCGCCCGGTGGCGGCTTCCGGCTGTCCTCGATCGCTTCCGACGACACCCAGGGCATGGACGACAAGGACGCGGCCCGGGCGACGCTCTCGGCGCTGCGCGAACGGCTCTCGTCGCTCCAGGAACGGCTCTACGCCGAGGACCGGCAGGCGTTGCTGCTGGTCCTGCAGGCCATGGACACGGGCGGCAAAGACAGCACGATCCGCAGCGTCATGAAAGGGGTCAACCCCCAGGGCTGCCGCATCTACGGCTTCAAGAAGCCGACGCCGCAGGAACTCGCCCGCGACTTCCTCTGGCGGGTGCACCAGCGCGTGCCGCCAAAGGGCCACATCGGGATCTTCAACCGCTCCCACTACGAAGATGTGCTCGTGGTGCGCGTGCACGGCCTGGTCCCGCCGGAGCTCATCGAGAAGCGGTACGACCACATCAACGCTTTTGAACGTCTCCTGCACGACCACGGTACGCGCGTCGTCAAGGTGTACCTGCACATCTCGAAGGACTACCAGCTCGAACGCCTGCGCCGGCGGCTGGAACGGCCGGATAAGTGGTGGAAGTTCAACCCGCAGGACCTGGAGGAGCGCAAGCGCTGGGACGACTACATGCGGGCCTATGAGCTGGCCCTGAACCGGTGCTCGACGCCGGAAGCTCCGTGGTACGTCGTGCCGGCCGAAAAACGCTGGTTCCGCAACCTGGTCGTAGCGCGACTGCTCGTCGACACGCTCGAGGCCATGAGCCCGCAGTACCCGCCCCCGTCCTTCGACCCGGCGGACTATCCACCCGCGTCGCTACGGTGA
- a CDS encoding VOC family protein produces MARNPHFFSQLAHVEVLTTDLKASVAFFEEIVGLDVTGHGDGSVYLRAWGDYFHHSLKLTQADAPGLGHLGWRADSPEALDEVVAHIEALGLGEGWHEGEQGHGRAYRFRTPNGHACEVFWEVTWLRETGTRGSVFADRYASNRRRGVCPRRFDHVTLNTGNYPADKTFWKGLGLKNPDEIRINDDLPPVGGLFTVGNLSHDIAIFTDPALQPGEGALNHVCFNLDSREEVLLACDWFIECGYRLAMGPGRHQADEGFFIYVDEPGGNRFEFYAGARLVFAPDHGPDIHYLKDNPNDAWGNYNPWSGDGTFKPEHGSFRRQE; encoded by the coding sequence ATGGCTCGCAACCCGCATTTTTTCTCCCAGCTGGCCCACGTCGAGGTACTGACCACCGACCTGAAAGCCTCCGTCGCGTTCTTCGAGGAGATCGTCGGCCTGGACGTCACCGGACATGGAGACGGTTCAGTCTACCTCCGTGCATGGGGCGACTATTTCCATCATTCTCTCAAACTGACCCAGGCTGACGCCCCCGGCCTGGGCCATCTCGGCTGGCGTGCCGACAGCCCGGAGGCCCTCGACGAGGTGGTAGCCCATATCGAAGCCCTGGGCCTGGGCGAGGGCTGGCATGAAGGAGAGCAGGGCCATGGACGAGCCTATCGGTTTCGCACGCCCAACGGACACGCCTGCGAGGTGTTCTGGGAGGTCACCTGGTTGCGTGAAACCGGTACGCGCGGGAGCGTCTTTGCCGACCGCTATGCGAGCAACCGGCGTCGTGGCGTGTGCCCCCGGCGCTTCGATCATGTAACGCTCAACACGGGCAACTATCCCGCCGACAAGACCTTCTGGAAAGGACTCGGCCTCAAAAACCCCGACGAGATCCGCATCAACGACGACCTGCCGCCGGTGGGAGGGCTCTTTACCGTGGGCAACCTTTCACACGATATCGCCATCTTCACGGATCCGGCCCTGCAACCTGGCGAGGGCGCTCTCAACCACGTCTGCTTCAACCTGGACAGCCGGGAGGAAGTGCTCCTGGCCTGCGACTGGTTCATCGAATGCGGCTACCGCCTCGCCATGGGCCCCGGGCGCCATCAGGCCGACGAGGGATTCTTCATCTACGTCGACGAGCCGGGCGGCAACCGGTTCGAGTTCTATGCCGGCGCACGGCTGGTTTTTGCACCCGACCACGGCCCCGACATCCACTACCTCAAGGACAACCCGAACGATGCCTGGGGCAACTACAACCCCTGGTCCGGCGATGGAACCTTCAAACCTGAGCACGGTAGCTTCCGGCGCCAGGAGTGA
- a CDS encoding MDR family MFS transporter, translating into MPAPLSPQDRALTLLAVLLALFLGALDQTIVATALPRIVEDLQGMTRYAWVATTYLLASTAMVPVYGKLADIMSRRTIELWTIGLFLAGSALCGLAGEFGTLPVLGDGMNQLIVFRAVQGLGAAGLFAMAFIVIADLFPPAERGRYQGFVGATFGIASVLGPLLGGLFADHGDALLPGVAGWRWVFYVNLPFGLLALWFVLRHMPRLEPAHRGRLDVAGALLLVGGLVPFVLALQIDKTAHPWTSPFTLALLGAAGVLLLLFVLRTRRAEHPLITLDLFRWRIFAASVGAVFFHGAGFLGLTIFLPLYVTGVLGTSATAAGTTLIPLSLSIVFGSTVSGQIVSRVGRYKAFMVGGGLVVIAGIAGLTQLSTTTPFWAVVALMIICGLGLGPTLPLFPLAVQNAVDARRLGQATSAIQFFRQIGGVVGTAALGTVLALTLVKALGPDVSVRVGEGLAGTPAGPPPDAIREVYALAIRRVFTLALLLVATGWVFTLFVPDLPLRKTFSEPAAA; encoded by the coding sequence ATGCCCGCTCCCCTCTCGCCCCAGGACCGTGCCCTGACCCTGCTTGCGGTGTTGCTCGCCCTGTTCCTCGGGGCGCTCGACCAGACCATCGTGGCGACGGCCCTGCCGCGCATCGTCGAGGACCTCCAGGGCATGACGCGCTATGCCTGGGTGGCCACCACCTACCTGCTCGCCTCGACGGCCATGGTCCCGGTCTACGGCAAGCTGGCCGACATCATGAGCCGGCGGACGATCGAGCTCTGGACGATCGGCCTGTTCCTCGCCGGGTCGGCCCTGTGCGGCCTCGCCGGGGAGTTCGGAACACTCCCGGTGCTGGGCGACGGAATGAACCAGCTCATCGTCTTCCGGGCGGTGCAGGGCCTCGGAGCGGCCGGCCTCTTCGCCATGGCGTTCATCGTCATCGCCGACCTGTTCCCACCGGCCGAGCGGGGGCGCTACCAGGGGTTCGTGGGCGCCACGTTCGGCATCGCCAGCGTGCTCGGCCCGCTCCTGGGCGGGCTCTTCGCCGACCATGGCGACGCCCTGTTGCCCGGCGTAGCCGGCTGGCGATGGGTGTTCTACGTGAACCTCCCCTTCGGCCTCCTGGCCCTCTGGTTCGTCCTCCGGCATATGCCGCGACTGGAACCCGCCCACCGCGGGCGGCTCGACGTGGCCGGTGCCCTCCTCCTCGTGGGCGGGCTGGTCCCGTTCGTGCTGGCCCTCCAGATCGACAAGACGGCCCATCCCTGGACGAGCCCCTTCACGCTGGCCCTGCTGGGCGCGGCCGGCGTCCTGCTGCTCCTGTTCGTCTTGCGGACACGCCGCGCCGAGCACCCGCTGATCACCCTCGACCTGTTCCGCTGGCGCATCTTCGCCGCGTCTGTCGGCGCCGTCTTCTTCCACGGCGCCGGCTTCCTCGGCCTGACCATTTTTCTGCCCCTCTACGTGACGGGCGTGCTGGGCACGAGCGCCACGGCGGCCGGCACGACGCTCATCCCGCTCTCCCTGAGCATCGTCTTCGGCTCGACGGTGAGCGGCCAGATCGTCTCCCGTGTAGGGCGTTACAAGGCCTTCATGGTCGGCGGCGGCCTCGTCGTCATCGCCGGGATCGCCGGGCTGACGCAGCTCTCGACCACAACGCCCTTCTGGGCCGTCGTCGCCCTGATGATCATCTGCGGGCTGGGCCTGGGCCCCACGTTGCCGCTCTTTCCGCTGGCGGTGCAGAACGCCGTCGATGCGCGCCGACTGGGCCAGGCCACGAGCGCCATCCAGTTCTTCCGCCAGATCGGCGGGGTCGTCGGAACGGCCGCGCTGGGGACCGTCCTGGCCCTCACCCTCGTGAAAGCCCTCGGCCCGGACGTCTCCGTCCGCGTGGGCGAGGGGCTGGCCGGGACGCCGGCGGGACCACCGCCGGACGCGATCCGGGAGGTCTACGCCCTCGCCATCCGCCGCGTCTTCACGCTGGCGCTCCTGCTCGTCGCGACCGGCTGGGTGTTCACGCTGTTCGTGCCGGACCTGCCGCTCCGGAAGACGTTTTCCGAGCCCGCGGCGGCCTGA
- a CDS encoding TIGR00341 family protein has product MALRLVEFTAPAGFTLPADVTDTHGIAHQNRLPLATGDVLVRILLDADRAEGFTEWLHEEAGLRPDHRIVLLPVEATVPRLETPGEHEAPPSSSPGRISRDELYEDVNDAVSVTGAHYALVVLSTIVAAGGMLRDSVAIVIGAMVIAPLIGPNIALALGTTLGDRDLLGRAFRINVLGLLLGLALSVGAGLVFEVDLQAAEIASRTQVQLGDLLLALAAGVAGALSMTRGYPSALIGVMVAVALLPPLVALGMLLGAGRWDAAYGAALLLLTNVVSINLAAVATFLVQGIRPMRWFEAEQARKATRLAIGLWVLALALLVAAILLSPDVKLPAGR; this is encoded by the coding sequence ATGGCCCTTCGCCTCGTCGAGTTCACGGCACCGGCTGGCTTCACCCTGCCGGCCGACGTCACCGACACCCACGGGATCGCCCACCAGAACCGGCTGCCCCTGGCTACCGGTGACGTCCTCGTCCGCATCCTCCTCGACGCCGACCGTGCCGAGGGCTTCACCGAATGGCTGCACGAAGAGGCCGGGCTGCGGCCGGACCACCGGATCGTGCTGCTGCCGGTCGAGGCAACGGTGCCACGCCTCGAGACGCCCGGCGAGCACGAGGCGCCACCGTCGAGCAGTCCCGGCCGCATCAGCCGGGACGAGCTCTACGAGGACGTCAACGATGCCGTCAGCGTGACCGGTGCCCACTACGCGCTGGTGGTGCTCTCGACCATCGTAGCCGCCGGGGGCATGCTGCGCGACAGCGTGGCCATCGTCATCGGTGCCATGGTCATCGCCCCGCTCATCGGTCCCAACATTGCGCTGGCGCTGGGTACCACCCTGGGCGATCGGGACCTGCTCGGCCGGGCGTTCCGGATCAACGTCCTCGGGTTGCTGCTGGGGCTGGCCCTGTCCGTCGGGGCCGGCCTGGTGTTCGAGGTGGACCTGCAGGCGGCCGAGATCGCCTCCCGCACGCAGGTACAACTGGGCGATCTGCTGCTGGCGCTGGCGGCGGGCGTAGCCGGGGCGCTGTCCATGACGCGCGGCTATCCCTCGGCCCTGATCGGGGTCATGGTGGCCGTGGCGCTGCTGCCGCCGCTGGTGGCCCTCGGCATGTTGCTCGGCGCGGGCCGGTGGGACGCCGCCTACGGGGCGGCCCTGCTGCTGCTGACCAACGTCGTCTCCATCAACCTGGCGGCCGTGGCGACCTTCCTCGTACAGGGCATCCGGCCGATGCGCTGGTTCGAGGCGGAACAGGCCAGGAAGGCGACCCGCCTCGCCATCGGGCTGTGGGTGCTCGCGCTGGCCCTGCTGGTGGCCGCCATCCTCCTGTCGCCGGACGTGAAGCTTCCGGCCGGGCGCTGA